acatgttaaataatttttctaaatgaCGTTTGAATTATTTATGCATCTTATAAAACTAGTTTTCTTTCAAATACTAATTGttatttaacacataaaaaaataatgtcatcaaattaaaaaagtatacatttattcttaaaatttaaaactaaaattaattaaaatttaaaacataaaccaattttaatttcctttagaaactgtaaatatatataaccCTTCTAATAACATCGCATATTTTACCCATTCCCTTTTGGATAAATTTGCacaaattccaaaaaaaaatgctaacagAGTGCTACACATagttaaaatgtattatttaccTCAATACTTTATTATAACATCAATCTCatctaaaagtattttttatgacaatttcattaataaattaaaataaaataatttaataacagAATGAATAAGATCACGAGATTTAAATACCATGGATTGTTTATATtagtgagaaaaaaataagtaatttgtTCCCCCATATATTTAACAGGTCggtaaattttaacttatatgagaaaaaattgattataaaatattgcTTTACTGTTTTCTGgaatatgtttaattaaaacttttttctctattttctaaataaatatttaaaataaaaaataagatataaaaaattaagcttgacaatgaaaatgaaaaacgtaattaaacaatattatgTCTCGTTATACAtaggtttttttttcatattagtaTATCTAACTAAAAAATTCACTTTGTCCTAATCGTTTTCTgctttcattttcactttttttataaaaaaaaaaattggcatCATAACGATATAGCTTAATGTTTCATAttaattgttataagtttgtattatatatttgcAGGGATCAAGTCTTTTTGTAAACTTGCCACCGAATCAGGCCTTTTCTCTAATCCTCTCCACTGATGCTAAACTTCCTAATGCAACATTTCGAGACGCGTAAGTGCAAAATCTCACAAGCTTAATTTGCTTCAAACaaccttttttattagaatattaATGTTTCTTATTACATTGTTCTTGTTGTTGACATGTGTGTATATATTGGTGCAGTCAACTGTGTAAGAGCGGAACACTTGATCCTGAAAAAGTAAAGGGCAAAATAGTGCGTTGTATTCGAGgtggaaaaataaaatcagttGCTGAGGGTAACGAAGCTCTTTCTTCAGGCGCACAGGGAATGATTTTGCGCAATCAAAAGGGAAATGGGAAAACAACTTTTGGCGAGCCTCATGTTCTCTCCACTGTGGGAACAAATGAGGACCATGCAGGGGGACAACCTGATTTTTACTTAACTGCAACGTAACTATATATCCTTCATGCACTTCAAATTTCTTTAACAGTTTTCAAACAACGTCCTACAAAACAATTGCtcctttttttataaatgcaCACATGCATTCTTGCAGGGAAACTATAAAATCAGGTACTACCATAAGAATGACCCCAGCAAGGACGTTATTTGGAAGAAAGCCAGCTCCAATTATGGCTTCATTCTCATCTAGAGGACCCAATAAGATTCAGCCATCAATACTCAAGGTGCAACTCATCCACATCActtaattagtatatatttcATCTGTATATTTCTCTCTATGTacgtgtgtgtttgtgtttttatattaaactcttgttttattttggtttCAGCCTGATGTGACTGCACCTGGTGTGAACATACTTTCTGCCTTCTCAGAATTCGCAAGTGCATCAAACTTGCCAACAGACAATCGTCGTGGGTTTAAATTCAACGTAATGCATGGAACTTCTATGTCTTGCCCTCATGTTGCTGGCATCGCTGGACTTCTCAAAACACGTTATCCTAGTTGGAGTCCTGCTGCTATAAAATCAGCAATCATGACCACAGGTGTGAACCTCTAATTTcatgatttatatataaatagcTGTGCAAGGAACTTTATATTACATGTATGGTATTGGTAAGAtgtgtttggatgacttttcttgtatttttaataGTCTAATATTGTGATTGAGAACTTTgcaaatttgaaataaaagcGAATTAGCTTGGTTTGTGTGATACCATATAATAGTTTTGATGTATGTTACTAAATagtaggtttaataggttcaaGATAATGCATGCATGCCTGTTTTGTTTTTCTACTAAATTGTACGAATTGTAACATGATTAAGTATATATTTGCAGCAACCACACTTGACAACACAAACAGGCCAATACAGGATGCCTTTGCTAAAACATTGGCAACTCCTTTTGCATATGGTTCAGGACATGTTAAACCTAACCTTGCCATAGATCCCGGCCTCGTTTACGATCTAGGCCTCACTGATTACTTGAACTTCTTATGCGCTTCTGGATACGACCAACAACTCATTTCTTCTCTCAATTTCGAAAGAACTTTCATTTGTTCAGGCACTCACAGTGTGACAGATTTGAACTACCCTTCAATCACATTGCCAAATCTAGGCTTAAAACCCGTAACCATTACTCGCACGGTAACAAATGTTGGAACACCAAGCACATACGCTGCAACTGCCCAATTACCTGGATATAACATTACCATTGTGCCAAATTCCTTGACTTTCAATAAAATTGGTGAAAAGAAGACGTTCAAGGTGACTGTGCAGGCAAGCAGTGTAACTAAGCGGAGAACTTATCAATTTGGAGAATTACGATGGACAGATGGAAAACATATAGTAAGGAGTCCTATTACAGTAAAGCGCAGATGAAAAACTCTTCAATGGAGTTGGTTGAGTTGAGATCCTTGCTTATCATAGTAATTGCGTGGATTCATGGATAATCAGATGTAAGTTTGACTCCGGATAGGATCTCATCTCATGTTACGGTAAtggttgtgttttttttttttctgggaTAAATGTCTACGTTTTAGGTTTTTTCTCCATCCGTTGTTTGATGTATTGTGTGTTTTATGTATAATAAGAACATTAATAATGGAGGTGCAGGCAAGTCCGCATCACATGCCAACTTTCTTCACAAATGTGGGTGAAATGGAGATGCTTGAATAGCATTACCATTGTGACTTTAATCTAAAGTCTGTATTAACTTTCTAATCTTAACATTGGGTTTCATCTTATCCTAATGAAAACTAATCCAATTCTAAATCAATTAGGATCACTAATACCTTCATCATGTTGAAGATAAaacatttcaaacaaaaaagttTACATGATTACATTTATTGATGATCCGTTAAAATTACAATACATATAAGATATGAGATCTTGGGTGGGTTAAACATTAATTTACTTGAACGGATTAGCATTTCAAATATTGTACTTCGTGTATACAATGAACAAAGCACCTAGTTTACAACATGTAGGAATGAAAAAAGGATGTGGGTTACGGTTAGGTTCCTTTATGCAGGGAACGGTAACATATGACTTTACAATACCcaaaaacaatagaaaagaGATGAATGTATAcgtatttaattaattatgtaaagTATGGAAAAACAGAATTTACAGGTAAGTGTTtcaaggaagcctcccttcctccactggaAAATGTCCAGTCTATTcctaaaagtaaaatatctGATAATCCTCTCTCCACTTATTCTGTTATTATTTATACCCTCTCTCTACTAACAACTAACTTCTTTTATTCCTAACATTACTCTACCCCTCAAAATCAACCTTatcctcaaggttgaagtcagGAAACTGTTATTTGAGGTAATGCTCCTCTTTCCAGGTGACGCCCACCAAATTCTGGTCTGGAGGCTTGAGTGGTGGcaaatcctcctccaatgtcttcCATTCTTCTTCGATTCTATTGACTTCCCACGTTCTGGTTACCTCTTTTCCAAAACTATAAGTCCGGAGAAGATGATCTTTGATGTCTTTCAATGCTTCCCGCAACTCTCTCCCCTCTGCAGGTCCCTTTTTATTGGGAGTTAAGTCATTCTCTTTTGTCTCCCCCTCCACAAATTCCGCTTGCCTCAAGCTCTAAGTCAGAGTCATGGTTTCAATCTCTTGTAGTATATAAGCTAACTCTTTGGATTCAGAAATGTTTTCTCTGCCTATTGGCTTGTGTTCTTTAGAGAATTGATTCAGATCTGGCGTTACAACCTGCAAGAAGCAAAAACAGCCAAGTATATTCCCACCAGCATCAATTCTCTTGTTTGTTGTTATAGAACTCTCAACAAATTCTCCATTTCTATCAAAAAATCCAAATGGTAACTTCTCAGAATCTTGGCCACTTATTCCACGgtatattaaaatcataaaattagttAGGGTATCTTGACCTTTTAGTCGACAAAAACTTCCAAATATTTCACCAGGAAGCAATTTTCCTATGACTTCATCTCTTTTCCAACCAGTTAGCCTTTCCATGGTTGCATTCCATTCAGAACAGCAGACACTATCATCAGAATAAAATATGGGTGGAATCAGTAGACTGAGACTCTACACGATTGCTTTGTAATCACCTCCCAACTTGATGAATTTATCTTGAACCATTTTCCTATAAGTGATGTCTTGACCTACAAAGCATACCCCGACAACAGAATATGTGTAGTCCCTATTAGTGCAAGTATTGACCATGAGATATACAACTTTCTGTTGCTGTTGAAGCCCAAAGTGCTTTATTTTAAACTCTACACTTTTGTCCTCCTCTCCTTGCAAGGCTCTGCTTAGAGTATTTTTAAAAGTGTCACATGAGTCCGCATGTATAATTTCATTTACCACGGATTTCCCCATAGCTTCACTACCTTGTAGACCTGTTAGTTCAGCAATCTTTGAATTCCATCCATTGATTACCCCACCTAAATCAACCCCAAAAATCGAAACTATTACAGTCTCGATTAATCTCACCAGTTCAAGTGCTAGTGAACTGAGTTCATCCCTCACTTCAGTTGAAGTGTCAGTTTTCTACACATAGTTTGAAGTCTTTGGACAGGTGATCTCAGTGTCTTGGAAAGAATCTATTATCATTAGTTGTAATGAGTGAATAGCATTGATTTCTGACACTTCCCAAGGCAAACTTTTACTTTTGACTACTTCAAGAAAAGCTTTGAATGATGATCTTGGGTTcatttttcctccatcattccTATCCTTTGGATGGTGCTTGGCTCCTCCCCATTTGACTTCCTTAGCAGTGTGAGACCTGAACCAGAACAAGaaatgtttttaattgattattgtcgTGGCCATGCCACAAACCGCATCACCCACTGAAGCAGCACTTGGATAACCAGCATCAGCTAAACTATCTGTTGTCAAACCTATTGAATCCCCATGATTACTAAGTAGCCATTCTGCAATGTCTTTTACCTGTGCTTCAGTTGGGGATGTATCTAACAACCAGCAATTTCCATCATAAGACAAGGCAGCCCCATCACCTAAATATACATTATAAGGGGGCGTATCCTCACTTTTCAGCCCCAATTCCTCCACCAATCTGGTGGAAATAAGGCTATGACTCGCCCCATTGTCAATCAACACC
This sequence is a window from Vigna angularis cultivar LongXiaoDou No.4 chromosome 2, ASM1680809v1, whole genome shotgun sequence. Protein-coding genes within it:
- the LOC108328105 gene encoding subtilisin-like protease Glyma18g48580; amino-acid sequence: MGSSIFLLRLIVSSFLIFTFFLEAVHGSKKCYIVYLGTHSHGSNPTSVDLQIATYSHYDLLASILGSEEKAKEAVLYSYNRHINGFAAMLEEEEAAEIGKKPNVVSVFLSNKHKLHTTRSWEFLGLHINGKNSAWQEGGFGENTIIANIDTGVWPESESFGDEGYGPVPSKWRGGNVCQINKLPRSKTNPCNRKLIGARFFNKAFEVYNGELVPAMQTARDFMGHGTHTLSTAGGNFVGGASVFAVGNGTAKGGSPRARVAAYKVCWSLTDPAGCYGADVLAAIDQAIDDGVDVISLSAGGSYVATPEGIFSDEVSIGAFHAISRNILLVASAGNDGPTPGSVVNVAPWVFTIAASTLDRYFSSNLIINDNEVIEGSSLFVNLPPNQAFSLILSTDAKLPNATFRDAQLCKSGTLDPEKVKGKIVRCIRGGKIKSVAEGNEALSSGAQGMILRNQKGNGKTTFGEPHVLSTVGTNEDHAGGQPDFYLTATETIKSGTTIRMTPARTLFGRKPAPIMASFSSRGPNKIQPSILKPDVTAPGVNILSAFSEFASASNLPTDNRRGFKFNVMHGTSMSCPHVAGIAGLLKTRYPSWSPAAIKSAIMTTATTLDNTNRPIQDAFAKTLATPFAYGSGHVKPNLAIDPGLVYDLGLTDYLNFLCASGYDQQLISSLNFERTFICSGTHSVTDLNYPSITLPNLGLKPVTITRTVTNVGTPSTYAATAQLPGYNITIVPNSLTFNKIGEKKTFKVTVQASSVTKRRTYQFGELRWTDGKHIVRSPITVKRR